The following coding sequences are from one Culex quinquefasciatus strain JHB chromosome 1, VPISU_Cqui_1.0_pri_paternal, whole genome shotgun sequence window:
- the LOC119767019 gene encoding cytochrome c oxidase subunit 6A, mitochondrial-like — translation MSLANQILRRAISQSAIRRAVSGPSAVSGHEAGGYKIWKKLSFLVAMPAVGLCMLNAYLKHQEEHGHPRAEFIPYEHLRLRNKRFPWGEGSKSLFHNPEVNALKDGYEE, via the exons atgtcgctgGCCAACCAAATTCTACGCCGTGCGATTTCGCAGTCGGCGATCCGTCGTGCTGTTTCTGGACCGTCCGCTGTTTCTGGTCATGAAG CTGGTGGATACAAAATCTGGAAGAAGCTCTCCTTCCTGGTGGCCATGCCAGCCGTTGGACTGTGCATGTTGAATGCTTACTTGAAGCACCAGGAGGAGCACGGCCATCCCCGGGCTGAGTTTATTCCATACGAACATCTGCGTCTTCGTAACAAGCGTTTCCCATGGGGAGAAGGAAGCAAAAGCCTGTTCCACAACCCCGAAGTCAATGCTCTTAAGGATGGTTATGAGGAATAA